One Vicinamibacterales bacterium genomic window carries:
- the gyrB gene encoding DNA topoisomerase (ATP-hydrolyzing) subunit B — MSDSNTSSPSSDEQAQVPIEATEVVPSANAPALDPAGAADDYGADKIKVLEGLEAVRQRPAMYIGSTGAPGLHHLVYEVVDNSIDEALAGFCDTVNVTIHIDNSVTVVDNGRGIPVDMHESGKSAAEVVMTVLHAGGKFDNDSYKVSGGLHGVGVSVVNALSETVDLEIWRNGEVYRQTYERGKPNSDLEVTGKTKKRGTKITFLPDAQIFETIELTFDTLAQRLRELAFLNPGVIITLDDERGEGRGHKFQYEGGIREFVTHLNRNKTGITDKPIYMRGERDGIDAEIALQWNDSYTETLYSFANNINTHEGGTHLSGFRAALTRTVNSYSAKNNLSKDLKESISGDDIREGLTAIISVKIPHPQFEGQTKTKLGNTEVKGIVETIVNDKLGAYLEENPQVARRIVMKSVEAARARDAARKARDLVRRKGALENSSLPGKLSDCQERDPAQCELYLVEGESAGGSAKQGRDRKFQAILPLKGKILNVERARFDKMLGSEEIKTMIAALGCSVGPEDFDIEKLRYHRIIIMTDADVDGSHIRTLLLTFFYRQLPELIERGYIYIAQPPLFRVKRGKAEHYIKDERELENWLIHRAVESRVVRRGDGTEISGAALEKSLHRLIAFKKYLAVVERRGYQFDVVRALMDRDAKDKNFFSDPEALRLLADELTTAGRIVSVQPDEEHNISALRVETRANGYSRHYTVDMDFVGGGEYRTLLSSYREIKGVTLPVVVSQTTPSVPEVDEKDEGTTASAPDDTQPASETADPAAKTGPVPPPAAKPKDADVTLETLDALVDYFIAAGKKGVAINRYKGLGEMNPEQLWSTTMKPEIRTLLQVRAEDHTEADQMFTTLMGDQVEPRRKFIEDNALDVKNLDI; from the coding sequence ATGTCAGATAGCAATACCAGTTCCCCGTCGTCCGACGAGCAGGCGCAGGTTCCGATCGAAGCGACCGAGGTTGTCCCGTCGGCCAATGCCCCGGCTCTCGACCCGGCGGGTGCGGCAGACGACTACGGTGCGGACAAGATCAAGGTTCTCGAAGGCCTCGAAGCCGTCCGGCAGCGGCCGGCGATGTACATCGGTTCGACCGGTGCGCCTGGGCTGCACCATCTCGTCTACGAAGTCGTCGACAACTCGATAGACGAGGCGCTCGCCGGCTTCTGCGACACGGTCAACGTCACGATCCACATCGACAACTCCGTCACGGTCGTGGACAACGGCCGCGGCATTCCCGTGGACATGCACGAGAGCGGGAAGTCGGCGGCGGAAGTCGTCATGACGGTGCTCCACGCGGGCGGCAAGTTCGACAACGACAGCTACAAGGTGTCGGGCGGCCTGCACGGCGTCGGCGTCTCGGTGGTCAACGCGCTCTCGGAAACCGTCGATCTCGAGATCTGGCGCAACGGCGAGGTCTACCGCCAGACGTACGAGCGCGGCAAGCCGAACTCGGATCTGGAAGTCACGGGCAAGACGAAGAAGCGCGGGACGAAGATCACGTTCCTTCCCGACGCGCAGATCTTCGAGACGATCGAGCTCACCTTCGACACGCTCGCGCAGCGGCTGCGCGAACTCGCCTTCCTCAACCCCGGCGTCATCATCACGCTGGACGACGAGCGGGGCGAGGGGCGAGGACACAAGTTCCAGTACGAAGGGGGCATTCGCGAGTTCGTCACGCACCTCAATCGCAACAAGACGGGCATCACCGACAAGCCGATCTACATGCGCGGCGAGCGCGACGGCATCGATGCCGAGATCGCGCTGCAGTGGAACGACAGCTACACCGAGACGCTCTACTCGTTTGCGAACAACATCAACACGCACGAGGGGGGCACGCACCTCTCCGGGTTCCGCGCGGCACTGACGCGCACGGTGAATTCCTACAGCGCGAAGAACAACCTCTCGAAGGATCTCAAGGAGAGCATCAGCGGCGACGACATCCGCGAGGGGTTGACGGCGATCATCAGCGTCAAGATCCCGCATCCGCAGTTCGAGGGCCAGACCAAGACCAAGCTCGGGAACACCGAGGTCAAGGGGATCGTCGAGACGATCGTCAACGACAAGCTCGGCGCCTATCTCGAAGAGAACCCGCAGGTCGCGCGGCGCATCGTGATGAAATCGGTCGAGGCTGCGCGGGCCCGCGACGCGGCGCGCAAGGCGCGCGACCTCGTCCGTCGCAAGGGCGCGCTCGAGAACAGCAGCCTCCCCGGCAAGCTCTCCGACTGTCAGGAGCGCGATCCCGCCCAGTGCGAGCTCTACCTCGTCGAGGGTGAGTCGGCCGGCGGGTCGGCCAAGCAGGGCAGGGACCGCAAGTTCCAGGCGATCCTGCCGCTCAAGGGGAAGATCCTCAACGTCGAGCGGGCGCGATTCGACAAGATGCTCGGCAGCGAGGAAATCAAGACGATGATCGCGGCGCTCGGGTGCAGCGTCGGCCCCGAGGACTTCGACATCGAGAAACTGCGGTACCACCGCATCATCATCATGACCGACGCGGACGTGGACGGCTCCCACATCCGCACGCTGCTGCTCACGTTCTTCTACCGCCAGCTTCCGGAGTTGATCGAGCGCGGCTACATCTACATCGCGCAGCCGCCGCTCTTCCGGGTCAAGCGCGGCAAAGCCGAGCACTACATCAAGGACGAGCGCGAGCTCGAGAACTGGCTCATCCACCGCGCGGTCGAGAGCCGGGTCGTGCGGCGGGGAGACGGAACGGAGATATCCGGCGCCGCGCTCGAGAAGAGCCTCCACCGGCTCATCGCGTTCAAGAAGTACCTCGCCGTTGTCGAACGCCGCGGCTACCAGTTCGATGTGGTGCGGGCGCTGATGGACCGCGACGCGAAGGACAAGAACTTCTTCAGTGACCCGGAGGCGTTGCGGCTGCTGGCCGACGAATTGACCACCGCGGGCCGCATCGTGAGCGTGCAGCCGGACGAGGAGCACAACATCTCGGCGCTGCGCGTCGAGACCCGGGCGAACGGCTACTCGCGGCACTACACGGTGGACATGGACTTCGTGGGGGGCGGCGAGTACCGCACGCTGCTCTCCAGCTACCGCGAGATCAAGGGCGTGACGCTGCCGGTCGTCGTGAGCCAGACCACGCCGTCCGTCCCCGAAGTCGACGAGAAGGACGAGGGCACCACCGCGTCGGCCCCGGACGACACCCAACCGGCGAGCGAGACGGCCGACCCCGCGGCGAAGACCGGACCCGTGCCGCCGCCGGCGGCGAAGCCGAAGGACGCCGACGTGACGCTCGAAACGCTCGACGCCCTCGTTGACTACTTCATCGCGGCTGGCAAGAAGGGCGTGGCGATCAACCGGTACAAAGGGCTCGGTGAGATGAACCCCGAGCAACTGTGGTCGACCACGATGAAGCCCGAGATACGCACGCTGCTGCAGGTGCGCGCCGAGGACCACACCGAGGCGGACCAGATGTTCACGACGCTGATGGGCGACCAGGTCGAGCCGCGTCGCAAGTTCATCGAAGACAACGCGCTCGACGTCAAGAATTTGGATATCTAG
- the gyrA gene encoding DNA gyrase subunit A, producing the protein MTIAASKLPVNIEDEMKRSYMDYAMSVIIGRALPDVRDGLKPAHRRVLYGMRTMGLGSNRAYRKCAKIVGEVMGNFHPHGDAAIYDTLVRLAQDFNMRAPLVDGQGNFGSMDGDPAAAMRYTEARLKPLAEEMMADLEKETVDFVPNYDETTEEPSVLPTPFPNLLVNGSVGIAVGMATNVPPHNLREVIDAVIWLIEHPAEGPDAKFKAMLRYVPGPDFPTGGLIVGRAGIVQAHRTGRGSITIRARATVEEATKGERTSIVVTEIPYQVNKAKLIEKIAELVRDKTLEGISDLRDESDREGLRIVIDLKRGEVADVVLNNLYKHTPLQTTFGVIMLAIVGGRPKVLSMVEVAEYFIDFRRDVVRRRTEFELRKAQARAHILEGLKIALDHLDEVIALIRAAKSPAEAREGLMTTFGLSQLQSQAILDMQLQRLTGLERQKIIDELTEVRAIIERLLAILGSEALLMQIVKDELKAVRDRFGNPRRTEIIEEEGEFRIEDLIADEDMAITVSNTGYIKRTAVSNYRTQRRGGQGRKGMSVREEDFVTHLFVASTHAYILIFSDKGRVYWLKVYVIPDVGPDGKGKAIANLVSMLPDEKIAALLAVREFDEGKFVVMGTRRGVVKKTELTAFRNPRAAGIIAMGVEDEDAVIAVQMSDGQSEVFIGSRDGMAIRFPEGDVRPTGRGTYGVRGISLRDDDAAVAMEVVTPGAGAVLTVSENGYGKRTVLDEYRVQSRGGLGIINIHTTDRNGRVVGIAYVRDEDELMLITQQGKVLRMVTRDIRTIGRATQGVRLIGVEEDDRVVSIARLAEREADLNE; encoded by the coding sequence ATGACCATCGCCGCATCCAAGCTGCCCGTAAATATCGAAGACGAGATGAAGCGCTCGTACATGGATTACGCCATGAGCGTGATCATCGGGCGAGCGCTTCCCGACGTCCGTGACGGACTGAAGCCCGCTCATCGCCGCGTGCTCTACGGCATGCGGACGATGGGCCTGGGCAGCAATCGCGCGTATCGCAAGTGCGCCAAGATCGTCGGCGAGGTGATGGGCAACTTCCATCCGCACGGCGACGCCGCCATCTACGACACGCTCGTCCGCCTCGCGCAGGATTTCAACATGCGCGCGCCCCTGGTGGACGGCCAGGGGAACTTCGGATCGATGGACGGCGATCCGGCGGCGGCCATGCGCTACACCGAGGCCAGGCTGAAGCCCCTGGCCGAGGAGATGATGGCCGACCTCGAGAAGGAAACGGTCGACTTCGTCCCCAACTACGACGAGACCACCGAGGAACCGTCCGTTCTTCCGACGCCCTTCCCGAACCTGCTCGTCAACGGGTCGGTCGGCATTGCCGTCGGCATGGCGACCAACGTCCCGCCGCACAACCTGCGAGAGGTGATCGACGCCGTCATCTGGCTCATCGAGCATCCCGCCGAGGGGCCCGACGCGAAGTTCAAGGCCATGCTCCGGTACGTCCCAGGTCCCGACTTCCCGACCGGCGGGCTCATCGTCGGGCGGGCGGGCATCGTGCAGGCGCACCGTACCGGGCGAGGCTCGATCACGATCCGGGCGAGGGCAACGGTCGAGGAAGCCACCAAGGGCGAGCGCACGTCGATCGTCGTGACCGAGATCCCCTACCAGGTCAACAAGGCGAAGCTCATCGAGAAGATCGCCGAACTGGTGCGCGACAAGACGCTCGAAGGCATCTCGGATCTGCGCGACGAGTCCGACCGCGAGGGGCTCCGCATCGTCATCGACCTGAAGCGCGGGGAGGTGGCGGACGTCGTCCTCAACAACCTCTACAAGCACACGCCGCTTCAGACGACGTTCGGTGTCATCATGCTCGCCATCGTTGGCGGGCGGCCGAAGGTTCTGTCGATGGTCGAGGTGGCCGAGTACTTCATCGACTTCCGACGGGACGTCGTCCGACGCCGTACCGAATTCGAGCTGCGCAAAGCCCAGGCGAGAGCCCATATCCTGGAAGGCCTCAAGATCGCGCTCGACCACCTCGACGAGGTGATTGCGTTGATCCGCGCGGCGAAATCGCCCGCCGAGGCACGCGAAGGGCTGATGACGACCTTCGGCCTGAGCCAGCTGCAGTCACAGGCCATCCTCGACATGCAGCTCCAGCGGCTGACGGGCCTGGAGCGGCAGAAGATCATCGACGAGTTGACCGAGGTTCGCGCGATCATCGAGCGACTGCTCGCGATACTCGGCAGCGAAGCGCTGCTGATGCAGATCGTCAAGGACGAGCTGAAGGCCGTCCGCGACCGGTTCGGCAACCCGCGGCGGACCGAGATCATCGAGGAGGAGGGGGAGTTCCGTATCGAGGACCTGATTGCTGACGAGGACATGGCGATCACGGTCAGCAATACCGGGTACATCAAGCGGACGGCCGTCTCCAACTACCGGACGCAGCGGCGGGGCGGCCAGGGGCGGAAGGGAATGAGCGTGAGGGAGGAGGACTTCGTCACCCACCTCTTCGTCGCCTCCACCCACGCCTACATCCTCATCTTCAGCGACAAGGGACGCGTCTACTGGCTGAAGGTCTACGTGATTCCGGACGTCGGGCCGGACGGCAAAGGCAAAGCCATAGCGAACCTCGTCTCGATGTTGCCCGACGAGAAGATCGCGGCGCTGCTGGCCGTGCGGGAATTCGACGAGGGGAAGTTCGTTGTCATGGGCACGCGCCGGGGCGTCGTGAAGAAGACCGAGTTGACCGCGTTCCGGAATCCCCGGGCTGCCGGCATCATCGCGATGGGGGTCGAGGACGAGGACGCCGTCATTGCCGTGCAAATGAGCGACGGGCAGAGCGAGGTGTTCATCGGCTCGCGCGACGGCATGGCCATCCGGTTCCCCGAGGGCGACGTGCGGCCGACCGGGCGCGGAACTTACGGCGTCAGAGGCATTTCGCTGCGCGACGATGATGCCGCGGTGGCGATGGAAGTGGTGACCCCAGGGGCCGGGGCGGTCCTGACGGTTTCGGAGAACGGGTACGGGAAGCGGACGGTCCTCGACGAATATCGCGTGCAGTCAAGGGGCGGTTTGGGTATCATCAACATCCACACGACGGACCGGAACGGCCGAGTAGTCGGGATTGCGTACGTCCGAGACGAGGATGAGCTCATGCTCATCACTCAACAGGGCAAGGTCCTGCGGATGGTGACGCGAGACATTCGGACGATCGGACGTGCCACCCAGGGCGTGCGGCTGATTGGGGTGGAAGAGGACGACCGGGTCGTGTCCATCGCTCGACTCGCGGAACGTGAAGCGGATCTCAACGAGTAA
- a CDS encoding UvrD-helicase domain-containing protein, producing the protein MNFLDELNPEQREAVLLVDGPLLILAGAGSGKTRVIAYRIAYLIGAGHADAREVVAVTFTNKAAEEMRSRVETLLGDAATGAWVSTFHSMCARLLRREAPAIGLSRDFVIYDSTDQVSAMKQVMRDLNIDDSVLQPKAALGRISHAKNLMQGPEAFLDSYNPRDAQLGKLFAGYQKALARSNALDFDDLLLKTVELFDKAADVRARYASRFRFLLVDEYQDTNRPQYLLMRRLSEAHRNICVVGDPDQSIYKWRGADLRNIMDFEADYPDAKVVRLERNYRSTQVILDAASAVISQNRNRKEKRLWTEQKGGDKLSYYFSNDELEEADVIARVARTAVGTSGDTPMAVLYRTNAQSRVIEDALRREGIAYRIIGSVRFYERKEVKDTLAYLKLLINPDDDVSLRRVINVPTRGIGKGVMESLESAPPVLGLSGALGLSPNSMWSRLAGGLDHGAFSGRAAASLRVFRDLMIGLFDVARQDPVSIAIGKVLDRTGYLQELRDERTEEALGRIENLMELVSAAKEYETRDEAATLGGFVDRLSLLSDTDEAEGAADARVLMMTLHSAKGLEFPLVFIAGLEEGLFPHSRSTEDEAELEEERRLCYVGMTRARKKLILASAARRRWYGEYRACAPSRFIDEVPEELIERIESVAPSVYQAGLWGGRGSGGSAYGGYRASGARGSSPTRLKETSPTYVYEDEDQSRSGHLEAGAKVRHAQFGLGTVISVEPADGDVKLVVRFNSVGSKRLLAKYAKLEVL; encoded by the coding sequence ATGAATTTTCTTGACGAACTCAATCCCGAGCAGCGCGAGGCGGTGCTGCTGGTCGACGGGCCTCTGCTCATCCTTGCTGGAGCCGGGTCGGGCAAGACACGGGTTATCGCCTATCGTATCGCCTACCTGATCGGCGCCGGCCACGCGGATGCCCGCGAGGTCGTCGCCGTGACGTTCACCAACAAGGCCGCGGAGGAGATGCGCAGTCGCGTCGAGACACTCCTCGGCGACGCGGCGACCGGCGCGTGGGTGTCCACGTTCCACTCGATGTGCGCGCGGCTGCTCCGCAGGGAAGCGCCGGCCATCGGCCTGTCCCGCGATTTCGTCATCTACGACTCGACCGACCAGGTGTCGGCGATGAAGCAGGTGATGCGCGATTTGAACATCGACGACTCGGTGCTCCAACCGAAGGCCGCGCTCGGCCGAATCAGCCACGCCAAGAACCTGATGCAGGGCCCGGAAGCCTTCCTGGACAGCTACAACCCGCGCGACGCGCAGTTGGGAAAGCTGTTCGCGGGTTATCAGAAGGCGCTCGCCCGCAGCAACGCATTGGATTTCGACGACCTGTTGCTCAAGACCGTCGAACTCTTCGACAAGGCCGCTGACGTGCGGGCGCGCTACGCGAGCCGTTTCCGCTTCCTGCTCGTGGACGAGTACCAGGACACGAACCGCCCGCAGTATCTGCTGATGCGGCGTCTCTCCGAGGCACATCGCAACATCTGCGTCGTCGGCGACCCCGACCAGTCCATCTACAAGTGGCGCGGCGCCGACCTGCGCAACATCATGGACTTCGAGGCCGATTACCCCGACGCGAAGGTCGTCCGCCTCGAGCGCAACTACCGGTCGACCCAGGTAATCCTCGACGCCGCGTCGGCCGTCATCAGCCAGAATCGGAACCGCAAGGAGAAGCGGCTCTGGACCGAGCAGAAGGGCGGCGACAAGCTCAGCTACTACTTTTCGAACGACGAACTCGAGGAGGCGGACGTCATCGCGCGCGTTGCGCGCACAGCCGTCGGCACCAGCGGCGACACGCCGATGGCGGTTCTCTATCGCACCAACGCCCAGTCGCGCGTCATCGAAGATGCGCTGCGTCGCGAGGGCATCGCCTACCGCATCATCGGCAGCGTGCGGTTCTACGAGCGGAAGGAAGTCAAGGACACGCTCGCCTACCTCAAGCTCCTCATCAATCCGGACGACGACGTGAGCTTGAGGCGGGTGATCAACGTGCCGACGCGAGGGATCGGAAAGGGCGTGATGGAGTCGCTCGAGTCGGCGCCGCCGGTTCTCGGATTGTCCGGCGCGCTCGGCCTCTCGCCTAACTCGATGTGGTCGCGCCTGGCGGGGGGGCTCGATCACGGGGCGTTTTCCGGCCGGGCGGCGGCGTCGCTGCGTGTCTTCCGCGATCTGATGATTGGCCTGTTCGATGTCGCGCGCCAGGATCCGGTGTCGATCGCGATCGGCAAGGTGCTCGACCGCACCGGTTACCTGCAGGAGTTGCGCGACGAGCGGACCGAGGAGGCCCTGGGCCGCATCGAGAACCTGATGGAACTCGTGTCGGCGGCGAAGGAGTACGAGACGCGCGACGAGGCCGCCACCCTCGGCGGTTTCGTCGATCGCCTCTCTCTGCTCTCCGACACGGACGAGGCCGAAGGCGCGGCCGACGCGCGGGTGCTGATGATGACGCTCCACAGCGCGAAGGGGCTCGAGTTCCCGCTCGTCTTCATCGCGGGTCTCGAGGAAGGCCTCTTCCCGCACTCACGGTCGACGGAGGACGAGGCGGAACTCGAGGAGGAGCGCCGACTCTGCTACGTCGGCATGACGCGCGCGCGGAAGAAGCTGATCCTCGCCAGCGCGGCGCGGCGCCGTTGGTACGGCGAGTACCGGGCCTGCGCGCCCTCGCGGTTCATCGACGAGGTTCCCGAGGAACTGATCGAGCGGATCGAATCAGTCGCGCCGTCGGTCTATCAAGCCGGGCTGTGGGGTGGCCGCGGGTCCGGCGGGTCGGCGTACGGCGGGTACAGGGCGAGCGGCGCGCGCGGGTCCTCCCCCACGCGTCTGAAGGAAACGTCGCCCACCTACGTTTACGAGGACGAGGACCAGTCCCGGTCGGGCCACCTCGAGGCTGGCGCGAAGGTCCGCCACGCCCAGTTTGGCCTCGGCACGGTGATCAGCGTCGAGCCGGCAGACGGCGACGTCAAGCTCGTCGTCCGCTTCAACAGCGTGGGCTCGAAACGCCTCCTCGCCAAGTACGCGAAGCTCGAGGTGCTGTAG
- the glmS gene encoding glutamine--fructose-6-phosphate transaminase (isomerizing), with the protein MCGIIGYIGSKPVVPVLIEGLRRLEYRGYDSAGVAVVRHGVISLRRSAGKLSRLEDVIRAEPLDGEFGVGHTRWATHGRPTEENAHPHRDCTGRIVVVHNGIIENYLELKHQLQGQGHKFVTETDTEIVAHLVEQELKAHPGDGGLEGATRRALAQMRGMFALVLISADEPQKIVAARNGPPLVVGIGNGEYFVASDIPAILEHTRDIVFLADEEMAVLTAGGVTFTNFAGTKLDRRTQRVLWDPIQAEKAGYKHFMLKEIFEQPQAVRDTVLGRVSVDTGRVFLEEMTLSEPDLAGIENVSIIACGTSWHAGLVGKYLIENLARLPVETDYGSEYRYRDPIVGRKTLAVVITQSGETADTLAALREAKQKGARSLAICNVVGSMATRESEGTVYTHAGPEIGVASTKAFTSQLVALHLLALHLAQARHTLSAEQAREQIEGLLQLPTLIDQTLRVSSLVDEIARRYYNRRDFLFLGRGINYPIALEGALKLKEISYIHAEGYPAGEMKHGPIALIDEQMPVVAIAPRDHVFEKMLSNIQEVKARGGSVIALTTGRDELVESLLDTEHDSIICLPETKPLFAPVAMVVPLQLLAYHIAVRRGCDVDQPRNLAKSVTVE; encoded by the coding sequence ATGTGCGGCATCATCGGCTACATCGGTTCGAAGCCCGTTGTTCCTGTTCTCATCGAAGGCCTGCGGCGGCTCGAGTACCGCGGCTACGATTCGGCCGGCGTGGCGGTGGTCCGCCACGGGGTCATCAGCCTGCGCCGGAGCGCCGGGAAGCTCTCGCGCCTGGAGGATGTGATCCGCGCCGAGCCGCTCGACGGCGAGTTCGGTGTCGGGCACACCCGGTGGGCGACGCACGGACGGCCGACCGAGGAGAATGCCCACCCGCACCGCGACTGCACGGGCCGCATCGTGGTCGTGCACAACGGCATCATCGAGAACTACCTCGAGCTGAAGCACCAGCTGCAGGGCCAGGGCCACAAGTTCGTCACGGAGACCGACACCGAGATCGTGGCGCACCTGGTCGAACAGGAACTCAAGGCGCATCCCGGCGACGGCGGTCTCGAGGGCGCGACGCGGCGCGCCCTCGCGCAGATGCGCGGCATGTTCGCCCTCGTCCTGATCTCGGCCGATGAGCCGCAGAAGATCGTCGCGGCCCGCAACGGCCCGCCGCTCGTGGTCGGCATCGGCAACGGCGAGTATTTCGTCGCATCCGACATCCCCGCCATCCTGGAGCACACGCGCGACATCGTGTTCCTGGCGGACGAGGAGATGGCGGTATTGACGGCCGGCGGCGTGACGTTCACGAACTTCGCCGGGACGAAGCTCGATCGCCGGACGCAGCGGGTGCTGTGGGACCCGATCCAGGCCGAGAAGGCGGGTTACAAGCACTTCATGCTGAAGGAGATCTTCGAGCAGCCGCAGGCCGTGCGCGACACGGTCCTCGGGCGCGTGTCGGTGGACACCGGCCGCGTGTTCCTCGAAGAGATGACGCTGTCGGAACCCGATCTCGCGGGCATCGAGAACGTGTCGATCATCGCGTGTGGCACGTCGTGGCACGCCGGCCTGGTCGGCAAGTATCTGATCGAGAACCTTGCGAGGCTGCCGGTCGAAACCGACTACGGCTCCGAGTACCGCTACCGCGATCCGATTGTCGGCAGAAAGACGCTGGCCGTGGTCATCACGCAGTCGGGCGAAACGGCGGACACGCTGGCGGCGCTGCGAGAGGCAAAGCAGAAGGGCGCCCGCAGCCTGGCGATCTGCAATGTGGTCGGCAGCATGGCGACGCGCGAGAGCGAGGGCACGGTCTACACGCACGCGGGGCCGGAGATCGGCGTGGCCTCGACCAAGGCGTTCACGTCGCAGCTCGTCGCGCTGCACCTGCTGGCGCTCCACCTGGCACAGGCGCGACACACCCTGTCGGCCGAGCAGGCGCGTGAGCAGATCGAAGGCCTGCTGCAGCTCCCGACGCTGATCGATCAGACGCTGCGGGTGTCGTCGCTCGTGGACGAGATCGCGCGTCGCTATTACAACCGCCGCGATTTCCTGTTCCTCGGCCGGGGGATCAACTACCCGATCGCGCTCGAGGGCGCGCTGAAGCTGAAGGAGATTTCCTACATCCACGCCGAGGGGTATCCGGCTGGCGAGATGAAGCACGGTCCGATCGCGCTCATCGACGAACAGATGCCGGTGGTGGCGATTGCGCCGCGCGACCACGTGTTCGAGAAGATGCTGAGCAACATCCAGGAGGTGAAGGCGCGCGGCGGCTCGGTCATCGCGCTGACGACCGGACGCGACGAACTGGTCGAGAGCCTCCTCGACACCGAGCACGACTCGATCATCTGTCTCCCGGAGACCAAGCCGCTGTTCGCGCCCGTCGCCATGGTCGTCCCGCTGCAACTCCTCGCCTACCACATTGCCGTTCGTCGCGGCTGCGACGTGGATCAGCCGCGGAACCTGGCGAAGAGTGTCACGGTAGAATGA
- the glmU gene encoding bifunctional UDP-N-acetylglucosamine diphosphorylase/glucosamine-1-phosphate N-acetyltransferase GlmU has translation MTPLHVLILAAGKGTRMKSARPKVLHQVAGAPMIDYVLATAGQLSPASRTVVVGHEAEQVQKALAHRADVRFVLQEPQLGTGHAVLQAKPLLEGVRGTLVLLSGDVPLLRRETLDALISTHEASGAAATVVTAIVPDPTGYGRVVRDGDSVLRIVEHRDASAAERAIREINSGIYAFDLEPLFPALGQIAADNAQREYYLPDLIGIYRTQGRQVGAVVAADPAEILGINNRSELAAMSRQVWQARNLALMAAGVTLEDPDTTYVDRDVEVGPDTTIRPGVFLQGRTRIGARCVISSGVRIVDSVLADEVTVLDHCLLTGARIAEKVSIGPFAHVRPDSDIRAGARVGNFVELKKTRLGAGSKASHLAYLGDATIGEKVNIGAGTITCNYDGVRKNPTVIEDGVFIGSDSQLIAPVRIGRDAYVAAGSTITEDVPPGALGIARGKQVNKEGWVATKKMKDEGGRTKTEG, from the coding sequence ATGACCCCACTCCACGTCCTCATCCTGGCTGCGGGAAAGGGCACCCGCATGAAGTCCGCCCGGCCGAAGGTGCTTCACCAGGTGGCCGGCGCGCCGATGATCGACTACGTGCTCGCCACGGCGGGCCAGCTCTCCCCCGCCAGCCGGACGGTTGTCGTCGGTCACGAAGCGGAACAGGTGCAGAAGGCGTTGGCCCATCGAGCCGACGTCCGGTTCGTTCTGCAGGAGCCGCAGCTCGGGACTGGCCACGCGGTGCTGCAAGCCAAGCCGCTCCTCGAGGGTGTCCGCGGCACGCTGGTCCTGCTGTCGGGTGACGTGCCGCTCCTGAGGAGGGAGACCCTCGACGCGCTGATCTCGACGCACGAGGCCTCGGGCGCCGCCGCCACGGTCGTCACCGCCATCGTTCCGGACCCAACCGGTTACGGCCGCGTCGTCCGTGACGGCGATTCGGTCCTGCGCATCGTCGAACATCGGGACGCGAGCGCTGCCGAGCGCGCGATCCGCGAAATCAACTCGGGCATCTACGCGTTCGACCTCGAGCCGCTCTTCCCGGCCCTCGGCCAGATTGCCGCGGACAACGCACAGCGCGAGTACTACCTTCCGGACCTGATCGGTATCTATCGCACACAGGGGCGGCAGGTCGGGGCCGTCGTGGCGGCGGATCCGGCAGAAATCCTCGGCATCAACAACCGCTCGGAACTGGCCGCGATGAGCCGACAGGTCTGGCAGGCGCGGAACCTGGCGCTGATGGCGGCCGGCGTCACGCTCGAGGATCCCGACACGACCTACGTGGACCGCGATGTCGAGGTTGGCCCGGACACGACTATTCGGCCGGGCGTGTTCCTGCAGGGGCGGACGCGCATCGGCGCCCGATGCGTCATCAGCTCTGGCGTGCGGATCGTCGACTCGGTCCTCGCCGACGAGGTGACCGTGCTCGACCACTGCCTGCTGACCGGGGCGCGAATTGCCGAAAAGGTAAGCATTGGACCGTTCGCCCACGTTCGCCCCGACTCGGACATCCGGGCCGGCGCGCGCGTCGGCAACTTCGTCGAGCTGAAGAAGACGCGCCTCGGCGCGGGGTCGAAGGCCAGCCACCTCGCGTACTTGGGCGACGCCACGATCGGCGAGAAGGTGAACATCGGCGCGGGCACGATCACGTGCAACTACGACGGCGTGCGCAAGAATCCGACCGTCATCGAGGACGGCGTGTTCATCGGCAGCGACTCCCAGCTCATCGCCCCGGTCCGCATCGGTCGCGATGCCTACGTCGCCGCCGGATCGACCATCACCGAGGACGTCCCGCCGGGTGCCCTCGGCATCGCCCGTGGCAAACAGGTCAACAAAGAAGGTTGGGTGGCGACGAAGAAGATGAAGGATGAAGGCGGAAGGACAAAGACGGAAGGATGA